CCCACAGTTGCACTACATCATATTTGGTTACTATCTCTTTCTTTGTCTCTATTAAACCTAACATATTCAACTAAAATTTTCTCCTAAAACTCTTTACCATACTCAATTTTCCAACTTCCCCCAAAcccctaacattccaagaactaaaaattattttaaaccaATTGTACACACCTTTTTGCAATTTTTTGGCCAACTTCTTCTTGCCTTTTCCTTCTGTTTAGCTTGCTTTTTCTTCTGTGTAATTGCCTCATTCTGTCCTTGGAGTATAACGATAATATCATCTTCCTCATTATACTGAACTGCTCCAGATTCCACTGCCAACTCCCATGCCTTCCTGTTTTCCTGCATTTCATCATCCCATTTGGTTTCAGAGGATTCAGTCTCAGCTTTGCTGCCTTCAGATATTCTTACATCTTCCAAGTCCTCTACAACTCTCTTAGTCTCACCAGTCCCTCCTTCCTCCCTATCAAGCCATCCTTGTGTCGCATCTACCTCTTGGCTATTATCTTTTATCTCATTAGCCAATTCAACGTTTTCTGAACAACAACCTGGACAACTTTCCTTCAAATGTTCATCCCCATTATTCCTTGCCTGAACTCCTGCACGACACCCTTCTCCCATATGCCTTCCTTCAATAGCATTATAAGCATCGTACTCAGCTGCAAAATCCACTCCCAATCTGTCTTCCACCAAAACTCCGATTGCCCGCAGAGAATTAGCGTCAACAGCCCCGCGTCCGTCCCTCCTACGATTGCTATTAATTTCCACCTCAGCCACCATCCCGGTCCTACCATAATCCCAGGATTCAGTTTTATCCAAATTAGCATCCTCATTACTTGCTGCAAAACCCAATTGATCAGCCCTCAGCACACCATAATTGATTGAACTAACTGTTGTTCTTActgttttcaaatttaaaaaatcgtTTCTCCACTCATTCAAATCCTCATGTTGAATTACAACTTTTTCCTGTCGTTGATCCTCCTCCCTAACCGTCGTCACCATCAAATCTGCTCCTGCATCCCATTCTAACAGCCGCGTATTACTGTTATTACCACCCTGGTGATTTCCAGGATCTTCCATAACACATTTTTCTCCCATAGAGAACCCATCAGTGCCTCCCAACACATCCTTCATCACACAAGGCAGTAAGTCATCGACTTCAGTTTCCGCTTCTTTTATAAACACATCGAATCCAACCGTCCCTACAGTAATGTGTACCCATTCATGAATGACCTCGAACATGCATGTGTCAATCTGCACTCGTCCAACACTAAAAGACTGACATGATTTTGTTGCATCATCACAATTCACCGCCTCACCCTACTATTCACCGATTTTATGGAACGTAGCTTCTGACCAAGCATGTAACGGTACTTCGAAGCACTCAAGCCACACCCTCCTAGTTTTGTTCATTCTCCTCCCACCTCTACACCCTATGAAAAAACTTCAACAGGCCGTTCCGGGAGGGCCGCTTCCATACTGCGAATGCTATCAAAGGTCATTAAGACTTTGTATGCCCTCATCTCACAAACCTTGACCATGTGAGGCCACTCCTTACGAGCTGTCGTGTTCAACAAACCAAAGTCTATAGCTGTCGTTATGGTACCGATAACACTCTTCTGTAACCAGCTCAAATTAGGTTGTGCGACTGAGACGTCTATCTTTTTCGTCCCACACTTTCCATGCATATCCTTACCAGTGTCCATGTTTTCCGTTCTTCCGATTGTTCCCCTCCCAGAGCACTAGTTTTCCGACGTTCCACAACCCCATCATCAGTCCGCCTAATCGTAGTGTCCACAACCACTGCCTTTTTTTTCCTGGTTAGTATCCCGTATATACCTCGCCTCTCCACAAAAATTCCCTGACCTCCAATCGCATTCGATTCATTTCTGAAATTGCTTTCAAAGCTCCTCCCTTTGTGGTGTATCGTACGAACGTAAAAAGGTATACCACACCATTTCTCGTCTTCCTTGATAGATATATGTCAATGATCTGTCCTGTCCACGAAAACAAGCCAAACAATTTACGTTTCGATATATCTTCTAGTAACCCATCCACAAAAATACTAAAGGATTCCTTCTCCAAACAGACGTACTCTTCTCGGTTCTAAATTCTTGGATCCTTGACTTTGGATTGTGACTGCCTAGACCTACCCCAACCTGTGTTTCTCCAACCCACTCTATCTCACTCTCTTTCTCGCTCTCTCATGATCAGAGTACCTAgatctatctattttatatatcattatcaatatcaatgactaattactaatttgacaatcaaaatgcataacatgacattctttaattgcattaaaattgaaattgaaatataatatattatatattatatattattatctaatttaataatcaaatgtgtcacatgacactctcttattaaaattgaaagaaaatattctttttttaaaattaataaatttcctttctaaattctctcatctacctctgtctatttttctatttctctctactatttttactctagatataatttatattttaagttagtaatttgataaatcaaaatatgtcatccgatatttttttgcaattaaatttttcttttttcttccaaaattaacaaactctcactctcattcttcatatttatctttctctctcttttctctcattctctatttttttctcttctaNNNNNNNNNNNNNNNNNNNNNNNNNNNNNNNNNNNNNNNNNNNNNNNNNNNNNNNNNNNNNNNNNNNNNNNNNNNNNNNNNNNNNNNNNNNNNNNNNNNNNNNNNNNNNNNNNNNNNNNNNNNNNNNNNNNNNNNNNNNNNNNNNNNNNNNNNNNNNNNNNNNNNNNNNNNNNNNNNNNNNATTTGGAGAGAATACTAATGTtataattaaaagttagaatcaagattcaattgttttaaaaaaattaattttgagttaattttataactatcagtataatttttttatgctaatatctaattatattttttatatacatagagagaaaaaatattatttttaagtagcaagtataaaaattagttatttctatttgtgcaacagacttaacaattaacacctaattaaatgtaaaagtatacacattaaattattttgaattttagataacgaatgttaaaattaattattaataaaaaaattagactttttaatataaaaataataactaaaaataatattatttgattttttatctacagATATCTTGGTCTTCTTAGTCAGAGACTTTTGTCAACCTACGATTTTTTTTGGAAAAgtaatttgattttataaatattttgtgcCAATGCATAATCTATACTGTCAGAACAAAGTGGAGCctagttttaaaaaatttatattttcgtAATGTTATTACGGGTAAAAATACTAGTAATACTCTAATCATGAAGCGTATAATTCAAACAAAGAAATTTGAAAACAACGTTGATGACTTGTATCACTAAAGAATGAATAATGATCAACTCTTGGTTGACGATTTGGTCCACCTTTAAGATAAGCTTGACAAATTTTATCTCTTTTATTTGGATGAAATTTTTTCATTGGCCGAATTCTCGAATTTCTTACCAAATAACATACATCCATTGAAATCTTAGACTTCGGAAATAGTTGATTAACACAAGACACTGATGTTTAAGAGAGAGATTCACCTTGACTTTTATTGGCCAGGAGAATTAATACCATTTTGAAACTGTGTTGGatctaaactaaaaactaaatgaATAGTAAAAAAGGAGATGAAAAAGTGTAGCTCCATATCCCAATATTTCAAATagtcacaactagaaaatggattaatacagacagatttacagacggatttagtctttattacagacggatttttggttaccgacgaaattaccgacggattttgtccttctgtaaaagccccgtcggaaattatttaccgacggattttttttccgtcggaaaattacagacggatttttaccagttaccgacggattttccctctgtaaattttctatccattttccaaaggcgacgaactttccgacggattttccgtctgtaattacagacagattttccgacagattttccgtctgtaattacagacggattttccgacggattttccgtctgtaatttgaactttggaaaatcatcttACATTCTAATTACaaacagaaaatccgtctgtaaatccgtcagtaaggtaaaatagaattttttatttatttttctaattacaaaataaacttattttcatacaaaataaatataaatttaataaatacaaatttttattgaTGGTATAAATAGAAAAACACACCAGTGAGTACAAAACACGTTCTTTATAATAAGAAGCAATTATTTCCATGCAATAATACAATCTAAATACATTAGATGACAAATAACTACTAGTGGACTCATCAAGATTCAACATCCTAATTTTTGGATAGCTTCATTCTTTCTTGAGCttcttagtgatgatggcaatATACTTGCTTTTTGAGATTCTTGGTCCATCAAAATTATTCGCTGCTTCCCACTTTCTGAACAGAGGATGTCTACCTTACTATATCCGATCTACACTCAGCCAACAAATAAGGCAATTATTAGAAAAAAGAACCAAAAAGGAGTTGTTACCACTGCAGTTACTTTTTAAAGATCATGGACGCTGCTAAATAGCAATAGCAGATTTGGAACATGTAATGCACACAATGCAATAAATAgtttttgagagagagagagagagagagagagagaagaatacTATATATTCAACAAAAACTATTTTCTGCAATTCAGATTTTCACTAGCAACACTTTcaggtctctctctctctctcgaaaCCTGAAAGTGTTGCTAGTGAAAATCTGAATTGCAGAAAATAGTTTTTGTTGAATATATAGTATTACTCTCTCTCTGGATGTATATGAATGAGGCAATGGTGGCAAAAATGTATAAGAGTTTTACACTATTATTATCAATCACATACTACTTCTATAGTGTGGCAGCGCATAATTAAATATTTGTACAGGTGTAATAGAACCATAGCTCATTACAGCCAACATTAGTCAATTCACTGAGCGCACTCTTGGTCTAAGTGGAATTCATCCCCAATTTAACTCCAAAAGTTCAGTCCAAGTATTACCTCCTAAATATATTTTGAAGCATTCTAGAAGCATTCATGAAAACTATGGAAGCTGACCTTTAGACTTGGTAGAAAAGGAATCAACATCAGAACTCAATCTGGAACCAGTTCCACTGCTGGAGATGCTTGTATCATTAAAGCTATTCTCAAATATTCCCGAGCCCATTGACTGTAATGGGCCAAAACCTCCTTTATAATTATCACCTCTGTTCTTTATAATCTGTATATTACATGAATTGCCTTTTGATTAAATGATGCACactattagaatttaaaataaacaaaaattaaaaagaaaatcacATCCAGTCATACCTTGTTTTTATCAATCTCATTAGCTTTCCTTTTCATTTCATCCTTTGCTTCTCTAATCTTGTCCTCCCTCATCTGTCTGTGCAGCTTCTCTTCATGACTCTCCATCTCACAGTATTGCTTAACTTGTGCAACAGTCACATTTTCCTTGTGTCCAAGAGAGATTAAAATCAGGTCAAATGCACATTTGCAAATACTTTCTTCAAAGTAGTCAGAATATTCAGGTACCTAAAATGTTAAGGATTAAGGAATAAACTAATTGTAAGCtaaattttgacaaaaatttcaTAACGCACATTGGCTGGTAAACATAACGCACATTCTCAGTCTCAACATACGTGTGTTGTTTTCCAGTTCCTATCAACTTGGGAAATGCTGCTAGAAGACCTTCATTCTCATGCGAGTCATATCCACAAACTGTCTAGAAACCAAAACTGCAAAAGAAGTAAAAGGCTTATCAGCATAAGGGCATTGATGCTGAATCCAAAATAATTTAGCAATACCAGACTCGACATCAATTCAGGACTTATCTGCAGTTTGCAAACTCAATAATTACATAATAAAGTGGCCACATGTTCATAATAAACACTTCAATTCTTCCAATTACAAAGATATCAAACATTAATCTAGTACTAGTGTACTCCTTGGAGAATAGAAAATACTGTCTGAATAAGCAGAAAAATTCCAGCAATAGAAGCTACCGTCTTCCATGGAGTGTTGCAATAATCACACCGTGCACAAAAAGCATTCAACCTTTGAAAAATAAGGGAATATTGCACATTAAAATCTGGATACATAATGTTCACTCCAAGACCATTGAACATTTTGGCCACTGCATTTCTATCACCTAACCAATTCTCAATTATTCCATTCTTAATAAGCAAATCTACATCTTTGTCTGTGTTAATAAGAAAATCTAACACAGCAATATAGTCAGCAAGGTAGGATACATTGATACAGTGACATTGCTCGAAAGCTAACAAATTTCTCAAAACAACCTCAGTAATATCTTCCACTCTAAAGAATGGGATTCTCAAAGTATGACCAGAAAGTTGCAAGTCTAGTAAGCATTGACTAGCTTTCTTTACCTCAAACTTTACTCCTGCTTCCTTCAACTCAGTTGCACTATAAATTTGCACTATCTGTGCTTCTCTTGAACATCTAGAGATTGAAAAGTTACAGGATAATAATAGAAGCTTTCTAGAAAGAAAATGAGCTATTCCACCAAGATTGGATACTCATAGCTGAGATTGggaaaaaaataaagacaagtaTAATGATCTTAGCTTGCAAATATAAGACAAGTATATCGTTTTTTTCTTGGATGCTCTAAGGCAAGTATCACTGAGATTATGAAATAAGAAACATATTTATTCAAGGCTCAGCCTCAAGATTATACCATGATCAGTGATTGACACATTAGTTACAAACACCTTTTCTTTTTGGCATTACAAGAGTAGTGTGGGTTGAGATTTAATAACTAAAACCTAAATTTTAATACTAACAAAATGAGTTCATATACTTAATTTGCTGAAGCATATCATATGTTTGCCAAATTAAAGTTACTTTGATGTTTAACTAGGCTCGccattatttatttacttaatagCTTCTCTTGTTTTCTTTAAGATAGAACATGATGTTTAATTTGAATACTAATTTCAGAATAAACGtgtaaataatgtaaagaaagtaacaataagaaaaatataaaattcaaatgtTGATACAACTGCAGAGtagccttatatatataatataagggCTATACATGTGTTCATAACAAACATGATATATTGAGCATTGAATATATAATCATCATCCAAGCTACACAGCACATGCATTAAGCTAGTACTACTTGGAGGATAGAAAATACTGTCTGAATAATAGTGACAATAAGGAGAAAAATTCCAGCAATTGAGTGCACCTCTAATATGGGTAGCAAAGACCAAAAAGCAGAGAAACCAGTGCTTCTAGGACTATCTAGTATCTATTGATC
The DNA window shown above is from Arachis ipaensis cultivar K30076 chromosome B08, Araip1.1, whole genome shotgun sequence and carries:
- the LOC107614001 gene encoding coatomer subunit delta-like, whose protein sequence is MESHEEKLHRQMREDKIREAKDEMKRKANEIDKNKIIKNRGDNYKGGFGPLQSMGSGIFENSFNDTSISSSGTGSRLSSDVDSFSTKSKDRI